A part of Scylla paramamosain isolate STU-SP2022 chromosome 24, ASM3559412v1, whole genome shotgun sequence genomic DNA contains:
- the LOC135112897 gene encoding uncharacterized protein K02A2.6-like, translated as MKRFKFNSRFKQPTESVSSYITDLRKLAEHCAYGNQLPDMLRDRLVCGIDDRKIQARLLADGNLDFKKAEATALAMEAAAKDTEDLQQAGEYRSSQVNKIQERRGEGRKIQETPWVRTNPRPQCYRCGGPHVAPSCHFARATCFKCKKVGHLARMCRNKADMERKMHKIEGEEEDGETTGEEYTLYTVRGAREPPVIVHPEVNKVAIPMEVDTGAAVSIISQKVYEESWKDTCKPVLEYSDVVLRTYSGDLLKVMGEVNVEVNYNNQSKVLPLVVVDGDGPSLMGRNWLKQIKLDWAAVYSCRSECDKVIRSFSNVFKEELGLIRNTKATLHVDKEAQPKFFKARPLPYALKDKVEHELERLVNDGVIEPVQFSEWAAPIVPIVKGDKSIRICGDYKMTVNRVSRVDSYPIPKVEDLLANLSGGKTFSKLDLSHAYSQLPLEEESKKYVTINTHKGLFVYNRLPYGVSSAPGIFQRVMENLLQGIPHVVVYLDDVLVTGKTEREHLSNLTEVLRRMDDAGVKLKLKKCVFQAPEVTYLGHKINAEGLHPSEDKVQAVIKAPTPSNITELKAYLGLVNYYGRYIPNLSTVFAPLYRLLQRDVEWQWGPEQQRALATSKQLLASSKVLVHYDSSKPLLLTCDAVTITDWEQSLHTVWSLERRNRLLSHPDP; from the coding sequence ATGAAGCGCTTCAAATTCAACTCACGATTCAAGCAACCAACTGAATCTGTGTCTTCTTACATTACTGACCTTCGGAAATTAGCGGAGCACTGTGCGTACGGAAACCAACTACCTGACATGTTACGAGATCGTCTGGTGTGTGGAATTGACGACCGAAAAATACAAGCAAGGTTGTTGGCAGATGGGAATTTGGACTTCAAGAAGGCAGAGGCAACTGCTCTGGCTATGGAGGCTGCGGCAAAAGACACTGAAGACCTACAACAGGCTGGGGAGTACCGCAGCAGTCAAGTGAACAAGATTCAGGAGAGGcgcggggaaggaagaaaaattcaagAGACACCGTGGGTGCGAACGAATCCTCGACCACAGTGCTACAGGTGTGGGGGTCCGCATGTGGCTCCTAGCTGTCATTTTGCACGTGCTACCTGTTTTAAATGTAAGAAAGTGGGACACTTGGCAAGGATGTGTCGAAATAAAGCagacatggaaaggaaaatgcacaagattgagggtgaagaggaggacggtGAGACAACTGGGGAAGAATACACCTTGTATACAGTGCGGGGGGCTCGTGAACCACCTGTGATTGTTCACCCAGAAGTTAACAAGGTGGCTATTCCCATGGAAGTGGATACTGGTGCTGCGGTGTCCATTATAAGTCAGAAAGTGTATGAAGAAAGCTGGAAGGATACGTGCAAGCCGGTGCTCGAGTATTCCGACGTAGTGTTACGCACCTACAGTGGAGACTTATTGAAAGTGATGGGGGAAGTGAATGTGGAGGTTAATTATAACAACCAGTCGAAAGTCCTGccgttggtggtagtggatggAGACGGCCCGAGTTTGATGGGGAGAAACTGGTTGAAACAAATTAAGCTAGACTGGGCTGCAGTTTATAGTTGTCGGTCAGAGTGTGATAAGGTCATTCgcagttttagtaatgttttcaaaGAGGAGTTGGGTCTCATCAGAAACACAAAGGCGACCCTACATGTGGATAAGGAGGCACAACCCAAGTTTTTCAAAGCTCGCCCGTTGCCCTACGCCTTGAAAGACAAAGTGGAGCACGAGTTGGAACGGCTAGTTAACGATGGAGTAATTGAACCTGTGCAGTTCTCAGAGTGGGCGGCGCCAATAGTCCCGATAGTTAAGGGAGACAAATCCATACGTATTTGTGGGGACTACAAGATGACTGTGAACCGCGTGTCTAGAGTGGACAGTTACCCGATACCGAAGGTTGAGGATTTATTAGCAAATTTGTCAGGAGGGAAGACTTTTTCAAAATTAGACCTGTCACATGCTTATTCACAACTACCACTGGAAGAGGaatcaaaaaaatatgtaacgaTAAATACACATAAGGGGTTATTCGTATATAATCGCTTACCATACGGAGTCTCCTCGGCGCCAGGAATATTCCAGAGAGTTATGGAGAACTTACTGCAAGGTATCCCTCACGTGGTGGTGTACTTGGATGATGTATTAGTGACAGGGAAGACGGAAAGGGAACATCTGAGTAACCTGACAGAAGTTTTGAGGCGTATGGATGACGCGGGGGTGAaactgaagttaaagaagtgtgTGTTTCAGGCACCAGAAGTAACATATTTAGGACATAAAATTAATGCGGAAGGGCTGCACCCGTCCGAGGACAAGGTTCAAGCTGTTATAAAGGCACCCACACCAAGCAACATCACTGAACTAAAGGCGTATTTGGGGCTTGTTAATTATTATGGCAGATACATTCCTAATCTCTCCACAGTATTTGCTCCCTTGTACAGATTACTGCAACGGGACGTGGAATGGCAATGGGGACCAGAACAGCAGCGTGCCCTTGCCACATCGAAACAACTGTTGGCGAGCTCCAAGGTGTTGGTGCATTATGACAGCAGCAAGCCCCTCCTGCTCACCTGTGACGCTGTCACCATAACGGATTGGGAGCAGTCCTTGCACACCGTTTGGAGTCTGGAGAGGAGAAACCGATTGCTTTCGCATCCCGATCCCTGA
- the LOC135112790 gene encoding uncharacterized protein LOC135112790, translating to MASSRIQRWALTLSAYEYTITHKPGKNIVHADGLSRLPLPEFPKVTPVPGDVVCVLERLDQTPVTSRELRQWTDKDSTLSKVQLLDGRTVRRHLDYVRRRVSIEGETVNADDAIPPPMDLTNGAGIQKHGSAPAGSVSPLKAGVSKQSGAHNSNAPDQIQERELTSSQEFEPGLPPQQQPLERETLRRSERLRQKPDRLQIAWK from the exons ATGGCATCAAGTCGTATCCAACGCTGGGCGCTAACACTATCGGCGTATGAATACACTATCACCCACAAACCAGGGAAAAATATAGTACATGCTGATGGGTTGAgtcgccttcctctccctgaattCCCCAAGGTGACTCCAGTCCCCGGTGATGTGGTATGCGTGTTGGAGAGACTAGACCAGACACCCGTCACGTCGAGAGAGTTAAGgcaatggacggataaggactcAACACTCTCGAAG GTGCAGTTGCTAGATGGGAGGACTGTACGACGTCATCTCGACTATGTGAGGAGAAGAGTAAGCATAGAGGGCGAGACGGTTAACGCAGATGATGCCATACCACCTCCCATGGACCTCACAAATGGAGCAGGAATTCAGAAACATGGTTCGGCACCGGCAGGCAGCGTGTCGCCCCTAAAGGCAGGAGTTTCGAAGCAGTCCGGAGCACACAACAGCAACGCGCCGGATCAAATTCAAGAACGAGAGTTAACCTCAAGTCAAGAGTTCGAACCTGGATTGCCGCCACAACAGCAGCCGTTGGAGAGGGAAACACTGCGCCGTTCTGAGAGACTGCGCCAGAAGCCAGATCGTTTGCAGATAGCttggaaataa